CGGCCATCGCGGCGAGCTGTAGCACCGGACTGCCCTTCGCAGCCTCCAGCTCGGCGACCTGACGATCCAGATCGCCGGACAGGTCCGCCGAGTCGGCCAGCGCCTGCGTAAGACCGGTCTTGTTCCCGTACACGGCGTAGACCGTCGGGGTGGACACACCGGCCTCGCGCGCCACGTCGCGCACGGTGGTGGCGGCCCAGCCGTTGCTGACGAACAGCCTGCGCGCGGCATCGGCGATCTCCGCACGGGTCTGCAGCGCCTGCGCCGTCCGGCGGATCGAGTCGTACCGCCGGCGCTCCGCCTCTGCTCCCATGCCCGCACCCTAACCGGCTCGACACTTTACGCTGCTTATAATGAATATGATCAGCGTAAGAATTCATCGAGAGGCAGGCAAGTGAAGCTCGTGATCTTCGGGGCCAACGGCCCGACCGGACGTCTCACCACCGCCCAGGCACTCGCCGAGGGCCACACCGTCACCGCAATCACCCGGCACCCCGAGACGTTCCCACTCACTGACGACGCGCTGACCGTCACGAAGGCGGACGCCCTCGACCCCGACGCCGTACACCGAGTGGTCGCCGGGCACGACGCGGTCATCTCGACGCTCGGCGTCCCGTACGGCTCCGAGGCCCCGACCACCCTTTCCGAAGCCGGCGCCCACATCGTCAAGGCGATGACCGCACACGGCATCCAGCGCCTGGTGTGCGTGACGTCGACCGGCGTACCGATGAAACCTCCGCCCGGCGAGACGCTCGTCTATCGCAAGGTCGTCATCCCGATGCTGCTCAAAATGGGCCGCCCGCTCTACGAGGACGCCGCCCGCCTGGAGCAGCTCCTCGCCGCCACCAACCTGAACTGGACGGTCCTCCGCCCTTCCGGCCTCTTCGACGGCGACCGCATCACCAAGTACACCGTCGGCGCACCCCAGCTGATCGGCCGCTTCACGTCCCGCCGCGACCTGGCCGACGCCCTCCTCAACGAAGCCACCGCTCCAACCCACCCACGCGCCGTCATGGAGGTCATCACCACCGAAAACACCCCCAGCGTCTACCGCGTATTCCTCAAGGAAGCCCTCCGCCTCGGCCCCAAGTCCTGACCCACGATTCCACCCCAACACCCCCAACCAGCTACGATCACCCGCACACGGGGCGGTAGCTCAGCTGGTTAGAGCACGGAACTCATAATTCCTTGGTCACGGGTTCGAGTCCCGTCCGCCCTACTCCAGTCCCTTCCTGTACAGCGCGTGATCTGCTGGCCGGCTGGGCATGATCAGAGCGGGGAGCATTGCGGCGGCGGCGATGGTGAGGGCGGTCGCGGCGAGTAGTGCTGCGCTCCAGCCATGCGTGGCTGCTTCCGGCGAGTCCGAGGTCGCTACGGAGGTGCTGATCGTGGTCAGGACCGCTAGACCCAAGGCCCCACCTATCTGCTGCGCGGCGTTGAACAGCGCTGAGGCGATACCGGAGTCGGCGGGACCAGCGCTGGACATCGCGGCCGCGGTGAGCGGAACGAACGTCAGCCCCAGCCCGAAGCCCGCAACGACCAGACCGGGCAGCAAGATCGTGGCATAGCCGGACGCCGGTTCAATCCTGGCCAGCAGCGCCAAGCCAATCGCCACCAGCGCCACGCCGGCCGCTGACAGCCGGCCAGGCCTGACCCGTTCGGCCAGCGCGCCGGAAATCCGTGCCGCGACAGCGATCGCGGCGGTCATCGGAACGAACGCAAGACCGACATATACCGGGTCCCTGCCCTGCACCGTGGACAAGAAGAGGCTGACGAAGAAGAACAGTGCATAAATCGCCACGCCGAGGATCAACCCGGCGATGTCCGCGGCGACAACTGTCCGGCTGCCCAGGACGCCGGCTGGTACAAGCTTGGCCCGGCGAGTGACCTGCAGAACCACGAAAACCACCAGCAGCGCCACAGCGACCAGCAGAACGAGAACGGTGGCCGCATTCCAGCCGTGCTCTGATGCTCTGATCAGGCCGAACACCAGCAGTGTCAGACCGCCAGTGGCCGTCGCCGCACCGGCCAGATCGATCGCCGAGCCGCGCACCCCTCGCGCCGGCGGCAACACCAGCAGACCGAGGACGATCACGACGGCAACGATCGGCACGTTGATCCACAACACCCAGCGCCACGAACTCACCTCGGTCAACACCCCGCCCACTACCGAACCGAGCGCGGTACCTCCGGCGGTCACGCCAGCCCAGATCCCGAACGCGAGCGTCCGCCCCTTGCCTGGCGCGAACACATCCATCACCAATGCCATCGCCGCCGGCGCCATCAGCGCCGCACCCGCGCCTTGAACAGCCCTCGCCCCGACCAGAACCAACTGGTGCCCGGCCGCGCCACCTGCCAGCGACGCGACACCGAACGCGACCGCGCCGAGCAGGAACATCCGGCGGTGACCGAACCGGTCCGCGACCTTGCCGCCGACCAGCAGCAACCCACCGAACGCCAGCGTGTACGCGGTGATCACCCACTGCAGTTGCGCCGCACTGAATCCCAGCCCGGCGCGGATCGGACCCAGTGCGACATTGACGATTGTGGCGTCCACCACGATCAGCAACTGGCTTCCCGACAGCACGCCCAGCACGACCGCGGCGCGCGGGCTCAGCCGGTACTGGCCTGACGGGCTCGTTCTTGAAGTCCGCAATGTATTCACTCAACGAGCGTAGAGCCAAAGCAATCACTCGGTCAACGCATGTAGAGTGAAGCCATGGTGGACGACGGACCGCTGTCACGGGCCGAGCGGCGACAGCGCACGGAGGCAGCGATTCTGACGGCCGCGCGCCGTCAGTTCGGCGAGTTGGGGTACGAGCGGACCAGCATCCGCGGAGTGGCCGGCGAAGCGGGCATCGACCCTGCGTTGGTGATGCAGTTGTTCGGCAGCAAGGAGCGGCTGTTTTCGGCCGCCGCCGCGTCCGGGGCCGAGCTCGGCGCGTTGACGAACGCGACGGCCGGCGACCTGGCGCGGGCTGCCGCCGCGCACCTGTTCGCGGAGTTCGAGGACCCCGAGCGCCGCGGTGAGGCCGCGACGCTCCTGCGTAGTTGCCTCACCCATCCCGCGGCAGGGGAGGTGCTCCGCGATCAAGTCATGGCGCCGGCCCAGGCAGCCGTCGCCGCGACGATCGGCGGCGACGACAGCGAGCTTCGCGCCGCGGTCCTGAACGCCTGCACCCTCGGCGTGACGATCACCCGGTACCTTCTCCAGGATCCCGTCCTCGCCGCCGCCGACCGCCAGGACGTCGAAGAGATCCTCCGGCCGGCGTTGCAGGCCGTCATCGACGGCACAGCCGACTAGGCTCGCCCCGACCCGCTGGTGTGGGCGGACGCAGCGGTTTCGTATTCTCGCGGCATGGTTGATACGCAGACGCCTGCTCTGGAGAAACACCTGGATGCCGCGTTCGGGGTGGTGCTGGCGCGGAATCCTGGTGAGAGTGAGTTTCATCAGGCGGTTCGTGAGGTGCTGGAGTCGTTGGCGCCGGTGGTCGGGAAGCACCCGGAGTACGCGGCCGGCGCGGTGATCGAGCGGTTGTGTGAGCCGGAGCGGCAGGTCATCTTCCGGGTGCCGTGGACCGACGACGGCGGGCGGGTACGGATCAACCGTGGGTTCCGGGTCGAATTCAACTCGGCGCTCGGGCCGTACAAGGGCGGGCTGCGGTTCCACCCGTCGGTGAACCTTTCGATCGTGAAGTTCCTCGGGTTCGAGCAGATCTTCAAGAACGCGCTGACCGGGCTGCCGATCGGTGGCGGCAAGGGCGGGTCGGACTTCGACCCGAAGGGCAAGAGCGACGCGGAGATCATGCGCTTCTGCCAGTCGTTCATGACCGAGCTGTACCGGCACATCGGCGAGTACACCGACGTACCGGCCGGTGACATCGGCGTCGGCGGGCGTGAGATCGGGTATCTGTTCGGGCAGTACAAGCGCATCACCAACCGGTACGAGTCTGGGGTGCTGACCGGGAAGGGCCTCGCGTACGGCGGCAGTCAGGTACGCACCGAGGCGACCGGGTACGGCGCGGTGTTCTTCACCCGCGAGATGCTGGCGACGAAGGGCCTGGAACTGGCCGGGCGTCGCGTGATCGTGTCCGGCTCGGGCAATGTGGCGATCCACGCGGCGCAGAAGGCGCAGGAGCTGGGCGCCGAGGTGGTCGCATGCTCCGACTCGAACGGCTATGTCGTCGACGAGGACGGCCTCGACCTCGAGCTGTTGCGACAGATCAAGGTGGTCGAGCGCGGCCGGGTCGCCGACTACGCCGACCAGCGCCCGAAGGCGACGCATCACACCGACGGCTCGGTGTGGGACGTCGCCTGCGAGGTGGCGCTCCCCTGCGCCACTCAGAACGAGCTGGACGGCGCCGCTGCTCGCACGCTGGCCGACAACGGCGTACTCGCGGTCGCCGAAGGCGCGAACATGCCATGTACGCCGGAAGCGGTCGCGGTTTGGCGGGAGCGCGGCGTACTTTTCGCGCCGGGCAAGGCCGCCAATGCCGGTGGTGTCGCGACGAGCGCGCTGGAAATGCAGCAGAACGCGTCCCGCGACTCCTGGCACTTCGACCACACCGAGGCCCGCCTGGACCAGATCATGGTCGACGTCCACACCCGCTGCGCCACCGCCGCCGAGGAATACGGTGCCCCAGGCAACTATGTGGCCGGCGCCAACATCTCCAGCTTCGTCCAGGTAGCCAACGCCATGCTCGCCCTCGGCGTCATCTGACCGCGACACGGAGCTCAGACCGGGATGGAGACGTTGAACAGGCGTTCGGCGTTGTGGAGGGACTCGGTGACGATCTTCTGGCCGTTCGCCACTACGTCGTGCTGGTAGGCGGCCAGGTCCTCGGCTGAGGTCAGGGCCTGGGTGAGGCGGGCAGCATCCCACAATGCGGTGTTGGCGCCCGCGCCGGCGGCGGGGGTCATCGGATGTACGGCGTCGCCGAGCAATGTCACGCGGGACGACTGCCAGGTTGGGACCGTGACGCAGGTGCGGAGCGTGATGGGGAACGCCGCCGACGCCTCCCCGGCGGCGATCAGCAAGCGGATCGACGGATGCCAGTCGGCCACCGACCGCGTCACGATCGCCCACAGCTCGGCCGGACCCATCCCGAAGAGCTCCTCATCCGACGCGCCGAGCACCGAGTTCGTCCCGGTCAGCACCGCCATCAGATAGTCGCCGTACTCCTCCGGCGGCTCCCGGAACATCACCGGACCGAAAGCAACCCCGGTCCCCGCACCATCACTGGCAAAACAGAACCCACGCAGAAACGCTTCCGGCGCAACCGCACGAACCGCGTCCGTCAACGGCACCTTCCCGTAAATGCACCGCACCCCGATGTCCAGCACGTCGAGCTCCGGCAGCAACTGGCCGCGTACGCGCGAGCCGACCCCGTCCGCGCCGACGAGCACGTCGGCTTCAGTCGAACTCCCGTCCGCGAAGGCGATCTCGACCGACGACGACGTCTCCTCGTACGAGTCGAACTGCTTGCCGAACTCGATCACGTCGTCCAGCCCGGTCATCAACGCGCGCCGGAACGCGTACCGATCCACCGACGTCACCGCATCCGGACCCGCCACCGGGAACACCTGCTCGAACTGCTTGTTCAGCTGTGAGTCGAACCCCGCGACCAGGTCACCCGGCCGCGTCGCCGTCGCGATCACCCGGCGGCGTACGGCGTCGGGCAGCGTCGCCGCCAGTGCCTCCTCACCCACCGGGCTGATGTGAATCCGGTACCCCTGGTTGCGATGCCGCGGCGACGGATCCCGCTCGAACAACCGCACGTCGACGCCCGCCTTGAGCAGCCCGTGCGCGAGTGTCAGCCCGCCGATCCCCGCACCGATGATCGCTACCTTCATCGCCATCCCCAATCATCCATCCGTGAAACCGTATCAACCGTCTGGATGATTAAGTTAGCACACCGGATGGCAGTCCGCTAGGATGACGTCGTGCGGAGATCACCGGAACCGGCCGAGCGGCGGCGCGACGCCGAGCGCAGCAAGCAACAGCTGCTGGACGCGGCGGTCATCGAGTTCGGCGCGCACGGGTTCAGCGGCGCGCGGGTCAGCGAGATCGCGACCCGGGCCGGCGTCAACAAGCAATTGATCTCGTACTACTTCGGCGGCAAGGAAGGCCTGTACCGCGCGGTCGCCGACAGCTGGCGGGCCACCGAGCCGGACATCATCTCCGACGCGCACACCCTCGGCGAGGTGGTCGGGGCGTACGCGCGGGCGACGATCAAGCAACCGGACATGCTCCGGCTGCTGATCCGCGAAGGCGTCGACCGGGACACGGCCGGGAACGACCAGGACGCGCAGCACGAACGGTTCCAGGGCATGCTCGCCGACTTCCGCCGCCGCCAGACCGAAGGCGAGCTCGTGGCCGACCTGGATCCGGCGTATGCCGGTCTTGCCCTTTTCGGGCTGTCCGCGGCGCCAATGGTGTTCCCGCAGATCGCCCGCGCGCTAGGCCTCGATCCGGACAGCGATGAGTTCGCGACCAAGTACGCGGACGAGGTCGCCAAGCTGGTCGCCCTGCTCGCCGAACGCAGGTAACGAAAGGCGCGACGGCTTCGGTAGGTCAGAGCGCGCCGGAGATCGCCCGGTTGCGGAGCTCGGCCTTGTACGCCTCGAGCGCGATCAGTTCGCCGAACATCCGGTTGTACTCGTCCGCGCGATCGATCGGATTGGTCCGCTGCAGTTTCGATTTCAGGTCCTGGATCCGCCGCGCGCAGGTCAGCTCCTGGACCCGGGCCATCAGCGCATGCGCGTACTGCTCGTCGGGTTCACGGCCGAGGCGGAGCGGGTCGACCGCCAGCGCGCCGACCACCGCGGCGGCCGGGTCGTTGCCGACGGCATCGCGTACGGCGACCACCCATGCCTCGCCCGGAGCGGCCGCCGAGGGACCACCGACCTTCGCCATCGCGGCGCGGATCGCGGCCAGCCACGGGTGCGTGAAGTCGTGGTCGTCGAGCTCGTCGAACGCGACCCCGACCAGCGCCGGGTGCTGCATCGCGACCTTCAGCGCGTCCCACTCGATCGTGAACCGCTGATCCCGCGGCGAGGGAATCTCCGCGCGCGGCGCCGGGACCGGGCCACCGTCGCCGGCCGCCACTCCACCACGACCCGCCGAACCACCTGGACCGCCCTGTCCGCCGGGGCCGCCCGGCGCTTGGCGCCCGCCCCGGTCGACGGCGGGCTGACGGGCCGCGGCCCGGTGCACCTCGGAGCGCACCTGGTCGACCTCCATGCCCAGCTGCCCGGCCAGCTCCCGGGTGAACGCGTCCACCTTCGACCGGTCCCGGATGCTGATCACCAGCTTGGCTGCCTCGCGGAGCGCGTCGACCCGGGTGTCCGCGCGGTCCAGGTCGTACTTGAGCAGCACGTTCCCGAGCACGAACCGGTACAGCGGAACGCGCCGCCCGATCAGCTCGCGGACCGCCGCGTCACCCTTCTGCAGCCGCAGGTCGCACGGGTCCAGACCGTCCGGCTCGACCGCGACGTACGTCTGCGCGGCGAACGCCTGATCGCCCGCGAACGCCTTCAGCGCGGCCCGCTGACCGGCCTCGTCACCGTCGAAGGTGAAGATCACCTCGCCGCGGAACTGATCGTGGTCGAGCAGCAGCTGGCGCAGCACGCGGGCGTGGTCCTCGCCGAACGACGTACCGCAGGTGGCGACCGCGGTTTGCACACCGGCCAAGTGACACGCCATCACATCGGTGTAGCCCTCGACCACGACGGCCTGCCGGCCCTTGGCAATCTCGCGGCGGGCGAGGTCCACGCCGTACAGCACCTTGGACTTCTTGTAGATCGGGGTTTCGGGCGTGTTCAGGTACTTGGCTTCGATCCGGTCGTCGTCGAACAGCCGCCGCGCGCCGAAGCCGATCACATCCGACGACGCGTCCCGGATCGGCCACATCAGCCGGCCGCGGAACCGGTCGTACAAACCGCGCTGGCCCTCCGCGGCCAGTCCGGACGCGACCAGCTCCGCGGTACTGAACCCGCGCCCGCGCAGGTGATTGATGAGCGCCTCGCCACCACGCGGCGCGAAACCGACCCCGAAATGCACGGCGGCGTCCTTGTCGAAACCGCGCTTGTCCAGGAACTGCCGGCCGATCGACGCCTCGGCGGCACCGAACAGATTGTCGACGTAGTACTCCGCCGCGACCTTGTGCGCTTCGACCAGGCGCGGCCGCTGGTTGCCCGGTCCGCGCTGCACGGGCGCGCCGGACTCGTCGTACCGGAGCAGGATGCCGACCTTGGCGGCCAGCGTCTCGACCGCCTCGGAGAAGGTGATCTGATCGATCTTCTGGATGAAGTCGATCACGTCGCCGCCCTCTTGGCAGCCGAAGCAGTAGAAGAAGCCGCGGGCCGGGGTGACGTTGAACGACGGCGACTTCTCGTCGTGGAACGGGCAGAGGCCCTTCAGGTTGCCACCGCCGGCGTTCTTCAAGGTCACGTACGAACCGACGACGTCGTCGATCCGGGCTCGCTCGCGCACCAGCGCGATGTCCTCTTCCTTGATCCGGCCTGCCACCCCGCGAGTCTACGATCATCGGCAAGCCTTCCGCCCACCGGACGACGAACTGGGGATATCTGATGCGTCGCGCTGCCGGACTGCTCGCACTGAGTGCCGCCGTGATCGGAGCCGTACTGACTGCCGGCCCGGTCCTCGCGGACCAGAAACCACCTGCCGCGGCGCCGGCGTCGGCCGGGGCGCAGGCGCCGGCCACAGCGCAGTCGGTCGAGGCGCAGGCGGTGAGTCGGCCCGCGCAGCCGGCGCCGTTCGTGGAGCTGGTGGCAGCGAGCGGCACCGGCCGCCTGTACACGGCTGACCCACGCGAGCTCGCTTCGGCAACAGCAGCCGGTTTCAAGCGGCAGCCAGGCACCACCGGCTTCATCGGCCGATCAGCCAAGACCGGTTGGACCGCCCTGTACCGCCTGAAGCCCTCCGCGACCGCTAGCAGCTGGCTGTTCACCAGCTCCACCCAGGAACGAGATGCACTCGTCGCGCAGCACTGGGTTCTGGAAGGAACAGCAGGGTACGTAGCCACCAAGCCAGGCGCCGGTCTGGTCGAGCTGCGCCGCTTCACCAACGGTAAGGAGTGGCGGCTCGCGCTAGCGGCAAAGACCGACGAGCTACTGAAGGCCGGCTACAAGCTGGACGGCCCAGTCGGGTACGTGTACCAGAACTGGGTACGCGCCGGCGCGGTGTACTTCGGCATGTTCAACACCCACGGCCACGGGACCATCATCGCCCGGACCAAGGAGATCTACGGCCGCGACAACGACTGGTGGGGAGGTGTCCGCGACTTCCACGACGGCACCCACTATGCGACCGACAACTGGCCTGGCGAGGACTGGTCGTACCTGAAGCCGTCGATCGGCTACTACGACGACTCGAAGCCGGAGACGCTGGAGAAGCACATCACCCAGGCGACGTCGGCCGGGCTGAGCTTCTTCAACTTCTACTGGTACTGGGACAACACGAAGCAGGCCCAGACCGTCACCGCCGATTCGCTGAACGCGTTCCTGCAGGCGCGGAACCGGGAGAGCATCGACTTCACCGTCGGCGTCTGCGCGCATCCGTACGACCAACTCAAGATCCCGGCCACGCAGTACGACGCGGTCGCCACGAACCTGATGCGCTACCTGCGGCAGGACAACACCCTGCGGACGAACGACGGCCGGAAGATCCTCAACATCTGCGACGCGCGCGGTCTCGGCGACGGGAGCAACGCACAGGTCAAGCAGTTCGTGGACACGGTCCGGGCGAAGGCACGCGGCCAGCTCGGCGAGGACATCTACGTGATGATCAACCAGGCCGGCTTCGACCCGAAGCAGGTCGGCAACGCCGGTGCGGACGCGCCGTACTGCACCACTGACGGTCCGGCGGTCGAGAGCCGTTCGTACACGACATACCTGAAGGGCCAGCGCGCTTTCTACAACCAGGCTCCGGCCGCGTACGGGCGATGCGTACTGTCCGACTTCGACGAACGCCCGCGGTACCCGATCGAGACGACCGATGTGAAGGCGATCCGCTGGATGCCGGACCAGTCGCTGGACGGGTACCGGACAGCGGTCCGGAACGCGGCTGCTGACATGGCCACCTCGACCCGGCCGTCGATTGTTGACAACTACCTGTTCCTGTACGCGTGGAACGAGTGGCACGAGGGCGGCATCATCGAGCCGAACGAGCGGGACGGGTGCGCGTACCTGAACATCCTGCACAGCGAGCTGTCCTTGCAGGGACCGGGCTGCGTCGCCAGCCCGCAGGGCACCCCGCCGAGCTGAGTCTGCGGTGGGCATGTCGCGAGCATGCCCACCCAACATGTTCTAGACCTCGCTGAGCTCCACGGCGGGGTCGGCGAGGCGGGCCGGGTCGACCTGCTTGCCGGAGCGGATCAGGTCCTGGATGCCGTCGATCGCGCCCCAGGTGTTGACGTGCATGCCGGCCAGCACGTGCTGATCGGCGTCCAGCCAGAACGCCAGGTACGCGCCGGACTTCGGGTCGCCGCGCAGCACCACCTCGGTCGACGCGCCGTGCGGGATGTCCCCGGCGTACTCCATGCCGAGGTCGAACTGGTCGGTGAAGAAGAACGGCAGCGCGTCGTGCGCGACGTCCTGGCCGAGCATCGACTTCGCCGCGGCCGCGCCGGTGTCCTTCGCGTTCTGCCAGTGCTCGACGCGGACCAGCCGGTTGAACAGCGGGTGGTCCCAGCGGACCACGTCACCGGCGGCCCAGATGCCGGCCACCGAGGTCTGCAGGTCCGGACCGGTGACGATGCCGGATCCGTTCGACGGGGTCGCGACCTCGACGCCGGCTTCCTCGGCGAGCTCGGTGTTCGGCCGGACGCCGACGCCGACCACCACCAGGTCCGCGGGAAGCACCTCGCCGCCGGAAACCCGTACGCCAGTGACCTTGCCGGTGCCCTCGAAACCTTCCACGCCGGTGCCGAAACGGAACTGCACGCCGTGCTGCCGCTGGAAGTCGGCGAACAGCTCACCGACCTTCTCGCCAAGCACCGACGCGAGCGCGGTCGCCTGGGGCTCGACGACCGTCACCTCGCAGCCGCGTTCGCGTGCCGCCGACGCCGCCTCCAAGCCGATCCAGCCCGCGCCGACCACGACGACGCGCGGCTTCGCGGCGTACGCGTCGGTCAGCGCTTGCGCCTCCTCGGCGGTCCGCAGGTAGTGCACGCCCGGCAGCTTGGCGCCGGGCACGTCGAGCTCGCGGACGCGGCTCCCGGTGGCGATCAACAGCTTCGTGTACGGGACCCGCGTGCCGTCGTCGAGCGTGACCGTATGACCGGTCGGATCGATCGCGGTCGCGGTCGTGCCGAGGCGGAGGTCGATGGAGTTGTCGTCGTACCACTGCTGATCGTGCACCTGCGCGGACTCGGTCGTGTCCTTGCCCAGCAGGACGCCCTTCGACAGCGGCGGCCGCTCGTACGGCAACGACTGCTCACTGCCGATCAGCACGATGGCACCGGTCCAGCCGTTCTCCCGCAGGGTCCCGGCGGCGGTCGCACCCGCGAGGCTCGCGCCGACAATCACGATCTGCTCTGCATCAGCCATGCCCCGACCTTAGTCCTCCGCGAACCCTTGCCGTCGGCGACGCGGATGACTAATTTGTCGAAGACATAATACGTCCTATGTCTTCTCCAGGAGAGTCATGCGCGTACTCACACCAGGCCGTCTCGCGGCCGCCGCCCTACTGG
The genomic region above belongs to Kribbella solani and contains:
- the gdhA gene encoding NADP-specific glutamate dehydrogenase translates to MVDTQTPALEKHLDAAFGVVLARNPGESEFHQAVREVLESLAPVVGKHPEYAAGAVIERLCEPERQVIFRVPWTDDGGRVRINRGFRVEFNSALGPYKGGLRFHPSVNLSIVKFLGFEQIFKNALTGLPIGGGKGGSDFDPKGKSDAEIMRFCQSFMTELYRHIGEYTDVPAGDIGVGGREIGYLFGQYKRITNRYESGVLTGKGLAYGGSQVRTEATGYGAVFFTREMLATKGLELAGRRVIVSGSGNVAIHAAQKAQELGAEVVACSDSNGYVVDEDGLDLELLRQIKVVERGRVADYADQRPKATHHTDGSVWDVACEVALPCATQNELDGAAARTLADNGVLAVAEGANMPCTPEAVAVWRERGVLFAPGKAANAGGVATSALEMQQNASRDSWHFDHTEARLDQIMVDVHTRCATAAEEYGAPGNYVAGANISSFVQVANAMLALGVI
- a CDS encoding NAD(P)/FAD-dependent oxidoreductase, whose protein sequence is MADAEQIVIVGASLAGATAAGTLRENGWTGAIVLIGSEQSLPYERPPLSKGVLLGKDTTESAQVHDQQWYDDNSIDLRLGTTATAIDPTGHTVTLDDGTRVPYTKLLIATGSRVRELDVPGAKLPGVHYLRTAEEAQALTDAYAAKPRVVVVGAGWIGLEAASAARERGCEVTVVEPQATALASVLGEKVGELFADFQRQHGVQFRFGTGVEGFEGTGKVTGVRVSGGEVLPADLVVVGVGVRPNTELAEEAGVEVATPSNGSGIVTGPDLQTSVAGIWAAGDVVRWDHPLFNRLVRVEHWQNAKDTGAAAAKSMLGQDVAHDALPFFFTDQFDLGMEYAGDIPHGASTEVVLRGDPKSGAYLAFWLDADQHVLAGMHVNTWGAIDGIQDLIRSGKQVDPARLADPAVELSEV
- a CDS encoding glycoside hydrolase family 99-like domain-containing protein, whose translation is MRRAAGLLALSAAVIGAVLTAGPVLADQKPPAAAPASAGAQAPATAQSVEAQAVSRPAQPAPFVELVAASGTGRLYTADPRELASATAAGFKRQPGTTGFIGRSAKTGWTALYRLKPSATASSWLFTSSTQERDALVAQHWVLEGTAGYVATKPGAGLVELRRFTNGKEWRLALAAKTDELLKAGYKLDGPVGYVYQNWVRAGAVYFGMFNTHGHGTIIARTKEIYGRDNDWWGGVRDFHDGTHYATDNWPGEDWSYLKPSIGYYDDSKPETLEKHITQATSAGLSFFNFYWYWDNTKQAQTVTADSLNAFLQARNRESIDFTVGVCAHPYDQLKIPATQYDAVATNLMRYLRQDNTLRTNDGRKILNICDARGLGDGSNAQVKQFVDTVRAKARGQLGEDIYVMINQAGFDPKQVGNAGADAPYCTTDGPAVESRSYTTYLKGQRAFYNQAPAAYGRCVLSDFDERPRYPIETTDVKAIRWMPDQSLDGYRTAVRNAAADMATSTRPSIVDNYLFLYAWNEWHEGGIIEPNERDGCAYLNILHSELSLQGPGCVASPQGTPPS
- the dnaG gene encoding DNA primase, whose amino-acid sequence is MAGRIKEEDIALVRERARIDDVVGSYVTLKNAGGGNLKGLCPFHDEKSPSFNVTPARGFFYCFGCQEGGDVIDFIQKIDQITFSEAVETLAAKVGILLRYDESGAPVQRGPGNQRPRLVEAHKVAAEYYVDNLFGAAEASIGRQFLDKRGFDKDAAVHFGVGFAPRGGEALINHLRGRGFSTAELVASGLAAEGQRGLYDRFRGRLMWPIRDASSDVIGFGARRLFDDDRIEAKYLNTPETPIYKKSKVLYGVDLARREIAKGRQAVVVEGYTDVMACHLAGVQTAVATCGTSFGEDHARVLRQLLLDHDQFRGEVIFTFDGDEAGQRAALKAFAGDQAFAAQTYVAVEPDGLDPCDLRLQKGDAAVRELIGRRVPLYRFVLGNVLLKYDLDRADTRVDALREAAKLVISIRDRSKVDAFTRELAGQLGMEVDQVRSEVHRAAARQPAVDRGGRQAPGGPGGQGGPGGSAGRGGVAAGDGGPVPAPRAEIPSPRDQRFTIEWDALKVAMQHPALVGVAFDELDDHDFTHPWLAAIRAAMAKVGGPSAAAPGEAWVVAVRDAVGNDPAAAVVGALAVDPLRLGREPDEQYAHALMARVQELTCARRIQDLKSKLQRTNPIDRADEYNRMFGELIALEAYKAELRNRAISGAL
- a CDS encoding MFS transporter → MNTLRTSRTSPSGQYRLSPRAAVVLGVLSGSQLLIVVDATIVNVALGPIRAGLGFSAAQLQWVITAYTLAFGGLLLVGGKVADRFGHRRMFLLGAVAFGVASLAGGAAGHQLVLVGARAVQGAGAALMAPAAMALVMDVFAPGKGRTLAFGIWAGVTAGGTALGSVVGGVLTEVSSWRWVLWINVPIVAVVIVLGLLVLPPARGVRGSAIDLAGAATATGGLTLLVFGLIRASEHGWNAATVLVLLVAVALLVVFVVLQVTRRAKLVPAGVLGSRTVVAADIAGLILGVAIYALFFFVSLFLSTVQGRDPVYVGLAFVPMTAAIAVAARISGALAERVRPGRLSAAGVALVAIGLALLARIEPASGYATILLPGLVVAGFGLGLTFVPLTAAAMSSAGPADSGIASALFNAAQQIGGALGLAVLTTISTSVATSDSPEAATHGWSAALLAATALTIAAAAMLPALIMPSRPADHALYRKGLE
- a CDS encoding TetR/AcrR family transcriptional regulator — its product is MVDDGPLSRAERRQRTEAAILTAARRQFGELGYERTSIRGVAGEAGIDPALVMQLFGSKERLFSAAAASGAELGALTNATAGDLARAAAAHLFAEFEDPERRGEAATLLRSCLTHPAAGEVLRDQVMAPAQAAVAATIGGDDSELRAAVLNACTLGVTITRYLLQDPVLAAADRQDVEEILRPALQAVIDGTAD
- a CDS encoding FAD-dependent oxidoreductase; the protein is MAMKVAIIGAGIGGLTLAHGLLKAGVDVRLFERDPSPRHRNQGYRIHISPVGEEALAATLPDAVRRRVIATATRPGDLVAGFDSQLNKQFEQVFPVAGPDAVTSVDRYAFRRALMTGLDDVIEFGKQFDSYEETSSSVEIAFADGSSTEADVLVGADGVGSRVRGQLLPELDVLDIGVRCIYGKVPLTDAVRAVAPEAFLRGFCFASDGAGTGVAFGPVMFREPPEEYGDYLMAVLTGTNSVLGASDEELFGMGPAELWAIVTRSVADWHPSIRLLIAAGEASAAFPITLRTCVTVPTWQSSRVTLLGDAVHPMTPAAGAGANTALWDAARLTQALTSAEDLAAYQHDVVANGQKIVTESLHNAERLFNVSIPV
- a CDS encoding NAD(P)H-binding protein; translation: MKLVIFGANGPTGRLTTAQALAEGHTVTAITRHPETFPLTDDALTVTKADALDPDAVHRVVAGHDAVISTLGVPYGSEAPTTLSEAGAHIVKAMTAHGIQRLVCVTSTGVPMKPPPGETLVYRKVVIPMLLKMGRPLYEDAARLEQLLAATNLNWTVLRPSGLFDGDRITKYTVGAPQLIGRFTSRRDLADALLNEATAPTHPRAVMEVITTENTPSVYRVFLKEALRLGPKS
- a CDS encoding TetR family transcriptional regulator; this translates as MRRSPEPAERRRDAERSKQQLLDAAVIEFGAHGFSGARVSEIATRAGVNKQLISYYFGGKEGLYRAVADSWRATEPDIISDAHTLGEVVGAYARATIKQPDMLRLLIREGVDRDTAGNDQDAQHERFQGMLADFRRRQTEGELVADLDPAYAGLALFGLSAAPMVFPQIARALGLDPDSDEFATKYADEVAKLVALLAERR